The following are encoded together in the Sphingomonas insulae genome:
- the wecC gene encoding UDP-N-acetyl-D-mannosamine dehydrogenase produces the protein MISDSELKVVVLGLGYIGLPTAAIIARTGARVLGVDVTESVVDTVNSGKVHIEEVDLDGLVSGVVARGSLRASTMIEPADVFVIAVPTPFADDHAPDIGYVLQAATTIAAVLKTGDTIILESTSPVGTTEKVRDLLAQLRPDLRVPGRTGDAADVAIAYCPERVLPGRILVELIDNDRVIGGITPRCARKALTFYRRFVRGACVTTTARAAEMTKLTENAFRDVNIAFANELSLVADTMGVDVWEVIRLANRHPRVNILQPGPGVGGHCIAVDPWFLVHADPANTPLIRTARLVNDGKTDHVVAQATALIEARPGAPVACLGLAFKANIDDFRESPALKIAHLLAARFGDRIRIVEPYAGTLPAAFDGTGARLIDIDAAIETCPIMIVLVDHDVFRSVPLEERRDKAVLDTRGIWPDQPAAVAATEALRLAS, from the coding sequence ATGATTTCGGACTCTGAACTGAAGGTCGTCGTTCTCGGTCTCGGCTACATCGGCCTGCCGACCGCCGCCATCATCGCCCGTACCGGTGCGCGCGTGCTCGGGGTCGACGTTACCGAATCGGTCGTCGATACCGTCAATTCGGGCAAGGTGCATATCGAGGAAGTCGACCTCGACGGCCTCGTGTCCGGCGTCGTCGCACGGGGATCGCTGCGCGCATCGACGATGATTGAACCTGCGGACGTCTTCGTCATCGCCGTGCCGACGCCGTTCGCCGACGATCACGCGCCCGACATCGGCTATGTCCTGCAAGCCGCGACGACCATCGCTGCAGTGCTCAAGACCGGCGACACGATCATCCTCGAATCGACCTCACCGGTCGGTACGACCGAAAAGGTCCGCGACCTGCTCGCGCAGTTGCGCCCGGACCTGCGCGTACCCGGGCGCACCGGGGACGCTGCCGACGTCGCGATCGCCTATTGCCCGGAACGCGTGCTGCCGGGCCGCATCCTCGTCGAACTGATCGACAACGACCGGGTGATCGGCGGCATCACGCCGCGGTGCGCACGCAAGGCGCTGACCTTCTACCGCCGCTTCGTCCGCGGTGCCTGTGTCACGACCACCGCTCGCGCGGCGGAAATGACCAAGCTGACCGAAAACGCCTTTCGGGACGTCAACATCGCCTTCGCCAACGAACTCAGCCTCGTCGCGGATACGATGGGCGTCGACGTGTGGGAGGTGATCCGGCTCGCCAATCGTCACCCGCGCGTCAACATCCTGCAGCCGGGGCCCGGCGTCGGTGGCCATTGCATCGCGGTGGATCCGTGGTTCCTCGTCCATGCCGATCCCGCCAACACGCCGCTCATCCGGACGGCGCGCCTGGTCAACGATGGCAAGACCGATCACGTCGTCGCGCAGGCGACCGCCCTGATCGAAGCGCGACCGGGCGCGCCGGTCGCCTGCCTGGGCCTCGCCTTCAAGGCCAATATCGACGATTTTCGGGAAAGCCCGGCGTTGAAGATCGCGCACCTGCTCGCCGCCCGGTTCGGCGATCGGATACGGATCGTCGAGCCCTATGCCGGCACGCTGCCTGCCGCGTTCGACGGCACGGGCGCCCGGCTGATCGATATCGATGCCGCGATCGAAACTTGCCCGATCATGATCGTGCTGGTCGATCACGACGTGTTCCGCTCGGTGCCGCTCGAAGAACGGCGCGACAAGGCCGTGCTCGACACGCGCGGCATCTGGCCGGATCAGCCCGCCGCGGTAGCGGCCACGGAAGCGTTGCGACTGGCGAGCTGA
- the dut gene encoding dUTP diphosphatase, which translates to MTDTIAIRLRRLPHGADLPVPAYATAGAAGLDVVSAEGLTLAPGARAAVATGFAIAIPDGYEVQVRPRSGLALKHGVTCLNTPGTIDSDYRGEVKVILVNLCDTPFVIARGDRIAQLVAAPVQRATLEIVDELDDTMRGSGGFGSTGR; encoded by the coding sequence ATGACCGATACGATCGCCATCCGCCTCCGCCGCCTGCCCCATGGCGCGGACCTGCCGGTCCCCGCTTATGCCACCGCGGGCGCCGCCGGACTGGACGTCGTGTCGGCCGAGGGGCTGACCCTCGCACCCGGCGCCCGCGCCGCGGTGGCCACCGGGTTCGCGATCGCGATTCCCGACGGTTACGAGGTACAGGTCCGCCCGCGTTCGGGGCTGGCGCTGAAACACGGGGTCACCTGCCTCAACACGCCGGGCACCATCGATTCCGACTATCGCGGCGAGGTGAAGGTGATCCTCGTCAACCTCTGTGACACCCCCTTCGTCATCGCCCGCGGCGATCGCATCGCTCAGCTTGTCGCCGCCCCGGTTCAGCGCGCGACGCTGGAAATCGTCGACGAACTGGACGATACCATGCGTGGAAGCGGAGGGTTCGGATCGACCGGCCGATGA
- a CDS encoding HesA/MoeB/ThiF family protein has protein sequence MTLSDDELVRYTRHIVLKEVGGGGQHRFRAAHVLVVGAGGIGSPAIQYLAAAGIGQLTVVDDDHVDLTNLQRQTIYATADIGLGKAVAAAGAARRINPHVDARARTIRIDGDNVAALLADVDAILDGCDNFSTRLCVADAAYAARVPLVSAAIGQFDGQLGVFRGWEAGKPCYRCFVGSDPERAGASCAEDGVLGPMAGAIGSLAALEVLRALHPFGEDSAGKLLLADTLALRFRTLRLPKDPGCPTCG, from the coding sequence GTGACCCTCTCCGACGACGAACTCGTTCGCTACACCCGGCATATCGTCCTGAAAGAGGTCGGGGGCGGCGGCCAGCACCGCTTCCGGGCGGCGCATGTGCTGGTCGTCGGCGCGGGCGGCATCGGATCGCCGGCGATCCAGTATCTCGCCGCGGCGGGTATCGGCCAACTGACGGTCGTCGACGACGACCATGTCGACCTGACCAATCTGCAACGCCAGACGATCTATGCGACCGCCGACATCGGGCTGGGCAAGGCCGTGGCGGCGGCCGGCGCGGCGCGGCGGATCAACCCGCATGTCGACGCGCGGGCGCGTACGATCCGGATCGACGGGGACAATGTCGCCGCCTTGCTGGCGGATGTGGACGCGATCCTCGATGGTTGCGACAATTTCTCAACGCGGCTGTGCGTCGCCGACGCCGCATATGCCGCACGCGTGCCGCTCGTCTCCGCCGCGATCGGCCAGTTCGACGGGCAGCTCGGCGTGTTTCGCGGCTGGGAGGCAGGCAAGCCCTGCTATCGCTGCTTCGTCGGCAGCGATCCCGAGCGCGCCGGTGCAAGCTGCGCCGAGGATGGGGTGTTGGGGCCGATGGCGGGGGCGATCGGCAGCCTCGCCGCGCTGGAAGTGCTGCGCGCGCTGCATCCCTTTGGCGAGGACAGCGCCGGCAAGCTGTTGCTCGCCGACACGCTGGCGTTGCGGTTCAGGACGCTACGCCTGCCCAAGGACCCGGGCTGCCCCACCTGCGGTTGA
- a CDS encoding metallophosphoesterase family protein, producing MLKKLLRARRASASPVAAIPAGERVYAVGDVHGCDDLLGELLSRIDADDAARESARTTIVFLGDLVDRGPASAAVIERLRLLSASRPDTRFLLGNHEEVFLESLKGDPKALRMFCRIGGRETIVSYGVDAADYDRMDYEELHAAMVDRVPANHQEFMLGFEDMVTIGDYLFVHAGIRPGVELSNQRTADLRWIRNPFLGHDRPFEKMVVHGHTISEDLDLQPHRIGVDTGAYETGRLTALGLEGTSHWTIQAGHFTRSHEPILV from the coding sequence ATGCTCAAAAAGCTGCTCAGGGCGCGCCGTGCGTCGGCATCGCCCGTCGCCGCCATTCCGGCCGGCGAACGTGTCTACGCGGTCGGCGATGTCCACGGCTGCGACGATCTGCTCGGCGAACTCCTGTCCCGGATCGACGCGGATGACGCCGCGCGCGAATCGGCACGGACGACGATCGTCTTCCTTGGCGACCTCGTCGATCGCGGCCCTGCCTCCGCCGCCGTGATCGAACGGCTGCGGTTGCTGTCCGCCAGCCGGCCCGACACCCGCTTCCTGCTCGGCAACCACGAGGAGGTGTTCCTCGAATCGCTCAAGGGCGATCCCAAGGCGCTGCGGATGTTCTGCCGTATCGGTGGCCGGGAGACGATCGTCAGCTACGGCGTCGATGCCGCCGACTACGACCGGATGGACTATGAGGAACTGCACGCCGCAATGGTCGATCGGGTGCCCGCAAATCATCAGGAATTCATGCTCGGCTTCGAAGACATGGTCACAATCGGAGACTACCTCTTCGTCCACGCCGGCATCCGCCCCGGTGTCGAACTATCCAACCAGCGAACCGCGGATTTGAGGTGGATACGCAATCCGTTTTTGGGGCACGATCGACCTTTTGAAAAGATGGTTGTTCATGGCCATACCATCAGCGAAGACTTGGACCTCCAGCCGCACCGCATTGGTGTAGATACGGGTGCATATGAAACGGGTCGATTGACTGCGCTCGGGCTGGAAGGCACTTCGCATTGGACGATACAGGCCGGTCATTTTACACGATCACATGAGCCGATATTGGTGTGA
- the coaBC gene encoding bifunctional phosphopantothenoylcysteine decarboxylase/phosphopantothenate--cysteine ligase CoaBC, with amino-acid sequence MKRVLLIVGGGIAAYKAAELIRLLRRHGHAVRCVLTEGASHFVTPMTLAALSEDKVYTTLWDLKDEAEMGHIQLSRQADLIVVAPATADLIARMAAGIADDLATTLLLATDTPVLAAPAMNVRMWTHAATQRNVARLRADGITVLDPDEGAMACGEYGPGRLPEPTAIAAAIEAALFPAAGPLAGRHILVTAGPTHEPIDPVRYIANRSSGRQGFAIAGALAALGARVTLVAGPVALATPAGVERIDVVTAQDMADAVAGALPADAAVMVAAVADWRVAAAPHKVKKGAAPPALALTENVDILATLAHDARRPRLVVGFAAETEDVVAHAAAKRVRKGADWIVANDVSGDVFGGDANTVHLATANGVEHWERMPKDEVARRLAQRIADALGS; translated from the coding sequence ATGAAGCGTGTCCTGTTGATCGTCGGCGGCGGCATCGCGGCCTATAAGGCGGCGGAGCTGATCCGGCTGCTGCGCAGGCACGGCCATGCCGTCCGCTGCGTCCTCACCGAGGGCGCCAGCCATTTCGTCACGCCGATGACGCTTGCCGCGCTGTCCGAGGACAAGGTCTACACGACGCTGTGGGATCTCAAGGACGAAGCCGAGATGGGTCATATCCAGCTCAGCCGCCAGGCCGACCTGATCGTCGTCGCACCCGCTACCGCCGACCTCATCGCGCGCATGGCGGCGGGCATCGCCGACGATCTCGCGACGACGTTGCTGCTCGCCACCGACACGCCGGTGCTCGCCGCGCCGGCGATGAACGTGCGGATGTGGACCCATGCCGCCACGCAGCGCAACGTCGCACGCCTCCGCGCCGACGGCATCACCGTGCTGGACCCCGACGAGGGGGCGATGGCGTGCGGCGAATACGGCCCCGGTCGCCTGCCCGAACCCACCGCCATCGCCGCCGCGATCGAGGCGGCGCTCTTCCCCGCCGCGGGGCCGCTCGCCGGCCGCCATATCCTCGTCACCGCCGGCCCCACGCATGAACCGATCGACCCGGTCCGCTACATCGCCAACCGCTCGTCGGGGCGGCAGGGCTTCGCCATCGCCGGCGCCCTCGCCGCGCTGGGCGCCCGCGTGACGCTGGTCGCCGGCCCCGTCGCGCTCGCCACCCCCGCCGGGGTCGAGCGCATCGACGTCGTCACCGCACAGGACATGGCCGACGCCGTCGCTGGCGCCCTGCCCGCCGATGCCGCGGTCATGGTCGCCGCGGTCGCCGACTGGCGGGTCGCCGCGGCACCGCACAAGGTCAAGAAGGGCGCGGCACCCCCGGCGCTCGCCCTGACCGAGAACGTCGATATCCTCGCGACGCTCGCACATGACGCCCGCCGGCCCCGCCTCGTCGTCGGCTTCGCTGCCGAGACCGAGGACGTGGTCGCCCACGCCGCCGCCAAGCGCGTCCGCAAGGGTGCCGACTGGATCGTCGCCAACGACGTGTCGGGCGACGTCTTCGGCGGCGATGCCAACACCGTCCACCTCGCTACCGCCAATGGCGTGGAACATTGGGAGCGGATGCCCAAGGACGAGGTCGCACGCCGCCTGGCGCAGCGTATCGCCGACGCCCTGGGTTCTTGA
- a CDS encoding SDR family NAD(P)-dependent oxidoreductase has translation MNDTTVGEHDRRAQYPSLRGKRVIVTGGGSGIGAGLVEAFARQGARVAFVDVAEADSMALVAHLADADHVPIFRRLDLIDLTALATVFADLLEALGGVDVLVNNAANDDRHAIADVTPTYWDERMNVNLRHQFFAAKAVIPKMRESGGGSIVNFGSISWHLGLEDLILYQTAKAAIEGLTRSLARDLGRDNIRVNAVIPGNVKTPRQEKWYTPEGEAEIVAAQCLDGRIEPADIAALVLFLASDDARMCTAHNYWMDAGWR, from the coding sequence GTGAACGATACGACTGTCGGCGAGCACGATCGCCGTGCGCAATACCCGTCATTGCGTGGCAAGCGGGTGATCGTCACCGGCGGCGGATCCGGCATAGGCGCAGGGTTGGTCGAGGCATTTGCCAGGCAAGGCGCCAGGGTTGCGTTCGTCGATGTCGCCGAAGCGGATAGCATGGCGCTGGTCGCGCATCTGGCGGATGCGGACCATGTGCCGATATTCCGCCGCCTCGACCTCATCGATCTGACCGCGCTGGCCACCGTCTTCGCCGATCTGCTGGAGGCACTGGGCGGCGTCGACGTTCTCGTGAACAACGCCGCCAACGACGACCGCCACGCGATCGCTGACGTCACGCCAACCTATTGGGATGAGCGGATGAACGTTAATTTGCGGCACCAATTCTTTGCGGCGAAGGCGGTGATTCCGAAAATGCGGGAATCGGGCGGTGGATCGATCGTCAATTTCGGGTCGATCAGCTGGCATCTGGGGCTGGAAGACCTGATCCTGTACCAGACCGCCAAGGCGGCGATCGAGGGATTGACCCGTAGCCTGGCGCGCGACCTGGGCCGCGACAACATCCGCGTCAACGCCGTCATCCCCGGCAACGTGAAGACCCCGCGGCAGGAAAAATGGTACACGCCCGAGGGCGAGGCGGAGATCGTCGCGGCGCAATGCCTGGACGGGCGGATCGAGCCCGCCGACATCGCCGCGCTCGTTCTGTTCCTCGCATCCGATGATGCGCGCATGTGCACCGCGCACAATTACTGGATGGATGCCGGCTGGCGGTAA
- the galU gene encoding UTP--glucose-1-phosphate uridylyltransferase GalU, whose protein sequence is MTIKRVRKAVFPVAGLGTRFLPATKAMPKEMLTVVDKPLIQYAVEEALEAGIEQIIFVTGRGKGALEDHFDISYELEDTMRARGKSLSVLDGIRQKPGSPCYIRQQEPLGLGHAVWCAREIVGDEPFAVLLPDELMVGKPGFIKQMVEAYERVGGNIVGALEVPDSETDKYGIISPGAVDGRLTEVKALVEKPKQGTAPSNLMIPGRYILQPEVMRILESQEKGAGGEIQLTDAMAQLIGQQPFHGFTFDGQRYDCGDKAGYIQANLALALAREDIGPAVRAFAETALR, encoded by the coding sequence ATGACGATCAAGCGAGTGCGCAAGGCGGTCTTTCCGGTGGCGGGTCTCGGCACGCGATTTCTGCCGGCGACGAAGGCAATGCCGAAGGAGATGCTGACCGTCGTCGACAAGCCGCTGATCCAATATGCGGTCGAAGAGGCGCTGGAAGCCGGCATCGAACAGATCATCTTCGTCACCGGGCGCGGCAAGGGCGCGCTCGAGGATCACTTCGATATCTCGTACGAGCTGGAGGACACGATGCGCGCGCGCGGCAAGTCGCTGAGCGTGCTCGACGGCATCCGGCAGAAGCCGGGCAGCCCGTGCTACATCCGCCAGCAGGAGCCGCTGGGCCTGGGCCATGCGGTGTGGTGCGCGCGCGAGATCGTCGGCGACGAGCCGTTCGCGGTGCTGCTGCCCGACGAACTGATGGTCGGCAAGCCCGGCTTCATCAAGCAGATGGTCGAGGCCTATGAGCGGGTCGGCGGCAACATCGTCGGCGCGCTGGAGGTGCCGGACAGCGAGACCGACAAATATGGCATCATCTCGCCCGGCGCGGTCGATGGCCGGCTGACCGAGGTGAAGGCACTGGTCGAGAAGCCCAAGCAGGGCACCGCGCCGTCGAACCTGATGATCCCCGGCCGCTACATCCTCCAGCCCGAGGTCATGCGGATCCTCGAGAGTCAGGAAAAGGGCGCGGGTGGCGAGATCCAGCTGACCGATGCCATGGCGCAGTTGATCGGGCAGCAGCCGTTTCATGGCTTCACCTTCGACGGGCAGCGCTACGATTGCGGCGACAAGGCCGGGTACATCCAGGCGAACCTCGCGCTGGCACTGGCGCGCGAAGACATCGGTCCGGCCGTGCGCGCGTTCGCGGAAACGGCGCTGCGCTGA
- a CDS encoding FKBP-type peptidyl-prolyl cis-trans isomerase, producing MSTVTAVPLQPVKRSYLVYLWVGIVLACVAAFLLARQGDDFLTRNARESGVVTTASGLQYTVLQPGQPGAPKPSDTDVALVNYEGKLLNGTTFDKSQQPTPMPVAGVVPGFSEALKLMPKGAKYRVWIKPSLGYGAETKGPIPGNSTLVFDVELIDFLPESVVRRLQAQAQQQGAMGGMPGALPPGVTTGR from the coding sequence ATGTCGACCGTCACTGCCGTCCCGCTGCAGCCCGTAAAGCGCAGCTATCTCGTCTACCTTTGGGTCGGCATCGTGCTTGCCTGCGTGGCGGCGTTCCTGCTGGCTCGACAAGGCGACGATTTCCTGACCCGCAACGCGCGCGAGAGCGGTGTTGTGACGACCGCATCCGGGCTTCAGTACACGGTATTGCAACCCGGCCAGCCTGGTGCGCCCAAGCCCTCCGACACGGACGTCGCACTGGTCAACTACGAGGGCAAGTTGCTGAACGGCACCACTTTCGACAAGTCGCAGCAGCCAACCCCCATGCCCGTCGCGGGCGTCGTTCCGGGGTTTTCCGAAGCGTTGAAGCTGATGCCGAAGGGCGCGAAATATCGCGTCTGGATCAAGCCGTCGCTGGGTTATGGCGCTGAGACCAAGGGGCCGATCCCCGGTAATTCCACGCTCGTCTTCGACGTCGAATTGATCGATTTTCTTCCTGAATCGGTTGTTCGCCGGTTGCAGGCGCAGGCCCAGCAGCAGGGTGCGATGGGTGGCATGCCCGGCGCTCTCCCCCCGGGTGTTACGACCGGCCGATGA
- the wecB gene encoding non-hydrolyzing UDP-N-acetylglucosamine 2-epimerase — protein MDSPTRPPSRTPTRPRVLIVFGTRPEAIKLFPVIRALEYAGGIDVVTCVTAQHRGLLDQVLAIAGLTPDIDLDLMEPGQSLDRLTARLLTGLGEVMDRVAPDRIIVQGDTATAMVGALAGYYRKIPVAHVEAGLRSGNIYHPWPEEVNRRIVAPIADLHFAPTDTAAAALARENVTSGVHVTGNTVIDALHWTRDRIAATPALAAGLDSLADRFVGKRVILVTTHRRENFGDGMAAIARSIARIAARKDVAILFPMHPNPNVGAVMDAVLGDATNVARIAPLDYPQFIRALELCDLALTDSGGVQEEAPALGKPVLVMRDTTERPEGVAAGTAKLIGTDESRIVSEVFTLLDDKAAYSAMARAHNPFGDGLASNRIARIVADDFGL, from the coding sequence ATGGACTCGCCCACGCGCCCGCCATCGCGCACACCTACGCGCCCCAGGGTGCTGATCGTCTTCGGCACGCGGCCGGAGGCGATCAAGCTGTTCCCGGTGATCCGCGCGCTCGAATACGCCGGCGGCATCGACGTCGTCACCTGCGTCACCGCGCAGCATCGCGGCCTGCTCGACCAGGTGCTGGCCATCGCGGGGCTGACGCCCGATATCGACCTCGACCTGATGGAACCCGGCCAGTCGCTCGATCGGCTGACCGCACGCCTCCTCACCGGGCTGGGCGAGGTGATGGACCGCGTCGCACCCGACCGGATCATCGTACAGGGCGATACGGCGACGGCGATGGTGGGTGCGCTGGCCGGCTATTATCGCAAGATCCCGGTCGCGCATGTCGAGGCGGGGCTAAGGTCCGGCAATATCTATCATCCCTGGCCCGAAGAGGTGAACCGCCGCATCGTCGCGCCGATCGCCGACCTTCACTTCGCCCCCACCGACACCGCCGCTGCGGCGCTGGCACGCGAGAATGTGACGTCCGGCGTGCACGTCACCGGCAATACGGTGATCGACGCGCTGCACTGGACGCGCGACCGGATCGCGGCGACGCCCGCACTGGCAGCCGGCCTCGATTCGCTGGCAGATCGGTTTGTGGGCAAGCGCGTGATCCTGGTGACCACCCACCGGCGTGAAAATTTCGGCGACGGCATGGCAGCGATCGCGCGCAGCATCGCCCGCATCGCGGCGCGGAAGGATGTGGCGATCCTGTTTCCGATGCATCCCAATCCCAATGTCGGCGCGGTCATGGACGCCGTGCTCGGCGATGCCACCAATGTCGCACGCATCGCCCCGCTCGATTATCCCCAGTTCATCCGCGCGCTCGAACTCTGCGACCTCGCCTTGACCGACTCCGGCGGCGTGCAGGAAGAAGCGCCGGCGCTGGGCAAGCCCGTGCTCGTGATGCGTGACACCACCGAACGTCCCGAAGGCGTCGCGGCCGGCACGGCAAAGCTGATCGGGACGGACGAGAGCAGGATCGTTTCCGAAGTCTTCACGCTTCTGGACGACAAAGCCGCCTATTCCGCAATGGCGCGTGCCCACAATCCATTCGGGGACGGCCTGGCAAGCAATCGGATCGCAAGGATCGTCGCCGATGATTTCGGACTCTGA
- a CDS encoding fumarylacetoacetate hydrolase family protein translates to MPPPFNAADAVGEDWRTGRWIGRIDRGNGPCPVLIVGGIVHDMSRVAPTTAHLVSRNAFDPAQGDAIGALDAIGLSVDGNTRLLSPIDLQCVKAAGVTFAVSAMERVIEERARGDAGAAADVRTRVEERIGGSMRAVRPGSDEAMVLKQALIDEGLWSQYLEVAIGPDAEIFTKAPVLATVGWGADVGIRSDSTWNNPEPEIVLLVSPDGRVVGATLGNDVNLRDFEGRSALLLGKAKDNNASCSLGAFVRLFDETFTMDDVRQAEITLRIDGADGYTLDGASAMDQISRDPEDLVRQALSEHQYPDGLVLFLGTLFAPTQDRDQVGQGFTHKVGDTVAITTPKLGRLVNTVTTSKAAPPWTFGLSALFGNLAARRLLSA, encoded by the coding sequence ATGCCGCCCCCTTTCAACGCCGCCGATGCAGTCGGCGAAGACTGGCGCACCGGTCGCTGGATCGGTCGCATCGATCGCGGGAACGGTCCCTGCCCCGTCTTGATTGTCGGCGGAATTGTCCACGACATGAGCAGGGTCGCACCGACGACAGCGCATTTGGTGTCACGCAATGCTTTCGATCCTGCGCAGGGTGACGCGATTGGCGCGTTGGATGCGATCGGATTGTCTGTGGACGGCAACACGCGCTTGCTGAGCCCCATCGATCTGCAGTGCGTCAAGGCAGCGGGCGTTACGTTCGCGGTATCGGCGATGGAGCGAGTCATCGAAGAACGCGCACGGGGCGATGCTGGTGCGGCGGCAGACGTCCGAACGCGGGTGGAAGAACGGATCGGCGGTAGCATGCGCGCTGTCCGGCCGGGCTCCGACGAGGCGATGGTCCTGAAGCAGGCGCTGATCGACGAGGGTCTGTGGTCGCAATATCTGGAAGTCGCGATCGGCCCGGATGCCGAGATCTTCACCAAGGCCCCCGTGCTGGCAACGGTGGGCTGGGGTGCTGATGTCGGCATCCGTTCCGATTCGACCTGGAACAATCCGGAGCCGGAGATCGTGTTGCTGGTCAGTCCCGATGGCCGGGTCGTCGGGGCGACGCTCGGCAATGACGTCAACCTGCGTGACTTCGAAGGTCGATCGGCGCTGCTGCTTGGCAAGGCGAAGGATAACAACGCTTCCTGTTCCCTGGGCGCCTTCGTCCGGCTGTTCGATGAAACCTTTACGATGGACGACGTTCGGCAGGCGGAGATCACACTGCGGATCGACGGTGCCGACGGCTACACGCTCGATGGTGCAAGTGCGATGGATCAGATCAGCCGCGACCCCGAGGACCTGGTGCGACAGGCGTTGAGCGAACATCAGTACCCGGATGGTCTAGTGCTGTTTCTCGGTACCTTGTTCGCCCCGACACAGGATCGGGACCAGGTCGGACAAGGCTTTACGCATAAGGTCGGCGATACCGTTGCGATCACGACGCCCAAGCTGGGGCGGCTGGTCAACACCGTCACCACGTCGAAGGCGGCACCGCCCTGGACGTTCGGACTATCTGCACTGTTCGGCAATCTGGCGGCACGCAGACTGCTGTCGGCATGA
- the rpsU gene encoding 30S ribosomal protein S21 gives MQIVVRDNNVDQALRALKKKLQREGVYREMKLRRHYEKPSEKRARERAAAVRRARKLERKRAERDGAR, from the coding sequence ATGCAGATCGTCGTCCGCGACAACAATGTCGACCAGGCTCTTCGCGCGCTCAAGAAGAAGCTGCAGCGCGAGGGTGTGTATCGCGAGATGAAGCTGCGCCGTCATTACGAGAAGCCGTCGGAAAAGCGCGCTCGCGAGCGTGCCGCAGCGGTCCGCCGCGCCCGCAAGCTCGAGCGTAAGCGCGCCGAGCGTGATGGTGCGCGTTAA